CCCCAAACAGGGATGACTGCATTTCTAGCTTGAAATGTCTTCTGCTCTTGATGCCTTAGAAAGAGAATAATGACTTCTAAAGTCTGAACCTAACTCCTTCAGCTAGCAGTGCTACAGGTTTCAGATATGGAACATTACTGCAATATGAGTATATACGTATCAAGATACCAGTAACCCTACATCCTACTTCTTGAGTGAGCTCTGGGGCACTTACAGTGTGACTAATCTCACTTACTTTGACAGTCATTAGGCTGAGATAGCCTGACTTGtacatttttctccaaaagctgTAACCAGCTTTCTCAATGGGTTTGTTGTGGGCAGGTGTAAGTGGTGCTGCTTTTAACAGCCTGCCCACATAACCTTACTTTCAGGAACTCCTGAGAGACTTCAGAAAACATGGTGATATTCCCGACTGGGGTAAAAAACAAGTCAGTGCTGGTCAAATcccagaaatatttattcagaaataaatcctAACAAGTTGACTATCAGAGCAGCAGTTCCCAATCCAAACCAGACCAGAACAATCCCTCCCTCCCAGATATGAAAGGacactgaaaaagaagcaaggcaaaagaaaaaagcaccaCATTTCCCCTGGATTCAGACAACCAAAACACACTCTGTGGGTTTCACAGGTCTATCTTAATTTGCTGATGTAGGCAATGGGATGAGGCTCTGCAGCCAGAGGAGGAGTGGAGATGTGGCAGGACCCTCTTGGGGGTGCGGGGTGGAGGCTAAGGCACATCCCATTGCTCCCACCAGCTATCCCAGGCTGGGAGACGCATATGGCCTGGCAGGTGACAGGGAAGTGTGTGGCCTGGCAGGTGGCCCTCCCAGCAAGGCGGTCGCAGGAAGGGCTTTATCAACAACCAGCCAAGAATAAAGGTATAGAGAATGGCATCAGGGTTTTAGTCTACAAGTCCTTATGTGCTTAATAAAGCAACTCACATAGCTAAAGGGTTTGCAATTTAGATAGggaattggtttatttttgaaTAAACAGCCTGCTTGCACCAGGCTGTTTTTAGAAGCTGGTAACTCAATTTAGCCTTCATGTTCTTAGAAATTCAAGACAATATAAGAGCCGGGATGAAATGACCAATCCTGATGGTGATATCAAGCAAGATACCAGCTGAGATAGACATGTGGCATTATTTAAGAGTGTTTGGAAGGTCCAGTCTCTGCTCGGACTCTAGTAGCCAAGCTAATGTCCCAGGGTTTTACTAACACTGGTAATGCTCGCCTAAAATGTTAACACAATTGGCTCTCTCTCATGCTAGACTTCCTGGGTCACTGACTTGTTTTATACAGTAAAGGAACCCCAAAACTATTACAGTGAAAAcgggggggaagaaaagcaagtgtAGTAAAATTCTTAGTAGGAACTATGAATCTGTTTAAGAAGATTTTAATATCTGTTTTTACAATCAATCCATTTGgcagaagtaaaataattacTGCATGCATGAATGCAGTAATTCCAGAagtcatttaagaaaaattgtTTGATCTTCCACTGAAGCATATGAGGAGCACTATAAAGTGCTTTCCCCATAGGTTTGCTGTGGGGACAGTAAGTGAAGCCTgataaataataatacattaaaTGAGAATGAAATTATCTTTTCTGCTTGTTATATGAATAATCTCACCTTCATTAGTATTAATACTAAGGTTTTAAACAACAGCAGTCAGAGCAATAGCTAgatgagcttttaaaaacagtgtttttctttcaaaattaatgaTGACACATCACCTGGAAACTGGAAGGCTTCAgttaagaagaagaaataagcaAAGCCAGCAGGCTTTTCCAGGAACATTAAAAAGCAGTCTAAAAGTGAGGTACTCAGAGCCATGTGTTGTCCTCAAACTGCAGATGAAGGATGCTGCCCAACAGTCTGcatgatattttttcctttattcttaaTTATTTGTGCATTTAGTTTTAAGTAAATGACATAAATAGATGCAAATGAATCTGCTAGCATGTCAGATTCTTTAAGGATGTAGTTGCACGGATGCAACCTTTACAAAAGGGGAGCAGAGCAAAGGTTATTTTCTCCTTGGGTCAGAATGACCCAGTTCACCTTCATAGAGTCACATCAATATTTCagaacaagtgaaaaacaagCCCAAAAAGGTCAGTTAAGACCTCAGCAGTTCACAGGAAAACTGCTCATGTATCTTCAGACTTTCAAGGTTGGCTGTGTTTGCAAAAGCAGTACCGAAATCTGCCTCTGATAAATCCACTCGAGTGATTGAAATGCCATTTATccacacaaaaataaaccaaccacACATGCACTTTCAAGCAAATACTTCAGCTCTTACAGGATTTTTCTTGCAGGATGGGGCAAGTTGGGATCCAAATAAAGAGAAGGGTGATTGTGCCCGTTTGATGGAGACCCCGTACAGCTGCCATCAGCTTACACAAGAGGGGAGCAGAGGATAGCCTCTGCCTAAAGGGGGACCAACAAAGGCAAACTATTAATTAGTGATgcaacacagaagaaataaacctAGGTAAAAATCTTGCTGATGCCTGTGGATTGGGAGCTTCCCCCCCCCATTTTCTCCCACCCCTCAACAATATCTCTGCAGTTCCTGCACTAGCTTACTATACAAAATACATAGACAGATTTTtccatgccttttttttttttttttggaagctgGTGAATTAGCAAGATCAACATATGAACTGTGACACATTTACTCAGCAACTACTAGCAAATGTAGCTTTCCTGCAAATATGACAGGACAGCTCTGTTGTCTGCCCTCTGCACCTGAGGACAGACAGCTAAACGTACCACGAGGACCTTACTGAGCTcctgctccaagcctcatcctAGTCAACAAAGAGATTCCTTTTGACCTTCCTGGAAGCTGGATTAGGCCTTTAAAAGCCATACACGTTAAAACATTCCATGGAGGCTATGTTTGCTCTAAAACCACAGTGAAGTAAATGCAAAActatattaatatttaacatCGGCCTGTAAAAACTAGGAATTCAGAGTCAGGACAGCTGGTACAAGTTTAATTCACATCATAATTTCAAAACGAAAATGCAGAATATCACATCTTCATGTTCAAaatctatttgtttttctttcatattcagTTTTGTTATTTCTATACCTACACCTGTTAAATAGCCAtgaaaaatatctgcatttatgaaagtttttttatttgctctcCCTATCTGGTAGTACTGGTTATacttaaagaaatcaaaacagaaaaaaagagtcagagtggaaaaagagaatagattagttaaaataaaaccaaacacaaataTTGTGCTTGTGGACTGTATTTAGGGGTTGGCCAGAAGTCTAAGGTCTTGATAGATGGTTCTCGGCGCGCAGTTTTATTGCTGGTACACAGCACactttgttccttttgtttcaCTAAACCTGCCAACTTTGGAAATTAGTGACACAGGCATTCAAAATGTTTGACAAGTGATCAGGCTCCGATATACATATTCATATCCTCGTGGTAAATGATGGCAGGAAGCTTCAGATGCAGTAAAAATGAATTCTTTCGTTCAGCCCAACTTTAATATAATGCTAGTTTCGTAAGCACTTTCAGTGTTAAGGCAGGAGTGCCTCTTAGATAGCACACAGGGGACAcatcatttaaagaaatgtttctttgcttgAACCAGAAGTCCAAATCTGTtcagttcatttaaaatattttttttttttctctcttttcctctggaATAAATGAATAAGCAGTTCCTTTTGTGGTTTTCCCGATGCTCAGTGACTTGCTGTTAttcttccagcagaaaaaggaTCAGACGGTCATATGAACAGATGTGTCCCTCCTCCTCAGCCCCACACTTGCcctttctctttggaaaatgaAGGTGACAGGCCTGGTGTTTGACTAAAAGAGGCTATAAATCTTCTGGGGATATGCTGCTATGTCTTTGCACATAAAAAGTGTCGAGGAAAGGAAGCAGGTTGAAAAGCAGAGTCCTTGTAATAAATCATATGCTGTGCTTGAGTTTTTAACTCTTAGAAGGGCAGGGCTGCTTCCATACACTAACAAGGCAAGAAACTCTTCTGGTCCGGGGCTCAGGCCAGAGGCAAGGCAAGGGGCGCATTCAGGTGTGCCCGCAGGCCAGCTCCGCCCGTTTGCAGCGCTCAAGCTGCCGAGGGGAAGCAGCCCCGGGAATACAAACCCTGATCTGGCCGCAGCCGCCGCTTCGGCCGGGCTCGGCCCCGTCCCACCGACAGGTACGGAGCGGGACCTGCCCAGCCGCGGGGGCCGGGGCGGCAGCGACGTGCGGGGCGGCGGCGGTCGGGAGCTCCGGTGGCGGAGGAGCTCGGTCACTGACGGGACGGGGCGGCAGGTGAGGCTAGCGCGGGCGCGGCGGGACTGCCCCGCGGGGGCGCGGCCGCGGAGAACCGGAGGGGGAGCTGCCCCCCGCCGCCGGACACGGCGCAGGAAGCCCCGCACCGCGCCCGGGGCCGCCCCCTGCCTGccccggcgggcggcggcggcggcggtggggcGATggaggggcggcggcgggcgctgcTGCTGCGCTGCCTCCTGCTGGGGCTGCtaggcggcggtggcggcgggcaGCCCGGCGGGGGCGAGTACTGCCACGGCTGGGTGGACGGGCAGGGCGGCTACCACGAGGGCTTTCAGTGCCCCGAGGGCTTCGACACGGCGGCCGCCACCATCTGCTGCGGCTCCTGCGCGCTGCGGTACTGCTGCGCCGCCGCCGAGGCGCGCCTGGAGCAGGGCGGCTGCACCAACGACCGGGAGCCCCGCGACCCGGGAGTCACCGCCCGTGAGTGCCGGGTTGCGGGTCGGACGGGAGCCGGCCCGGCTTAGCTcggcccggcgcggcgcggcgggtGGGCAGGAGGCGGGCGCGGCTCCAGGTGCGCACCGGGAGGAGGCGCCGGGTGCGCGGGGCCGGGAGCAGAGCGGGCGCCCCGGGATGCTCCTGGTGCGGTGGCTTCGCAGTCAGAAGCGCCACCAGCAGCTGGATCCATCCTAACTGGAAGGCGCGTTTGTGTTTTAAGTTAGCACTGGCAAACTTAACCGTGCCTGTTTAACTTCGTTTTTCCCGGAGGTGCGGCTGGGCTCCTCCGGTGCTCTGCAGACACGACCCCAACGTGCAAGGGGCCATcgtcttttcaaagaaaagaaaagaaatccgGCAGCGCATACGCCCAAGTGGCACATTCTGCGCTTATTTTCCACGTTATGAGTGGGAGCGACTTAACAGCGTTTGCAGCGTTTGAGTTTAGCTTGCAGGTTCAAGCAGTTACATTGGACAGCCCCAGCGGTTTTGGGGGATGAGGGAGAGGAAATTGAGTGTTATTCTTGAGCAAAACCGAACTAGAACCAGCAAATGGGACATGGTGTAGACAGCTTTTACCACTGGTTACTGTTAAAACtgtcaacagaaagaaattttgaGTGGTACATACAGGGTTTAAACTTTAATATTGTTTTACTGCTAATGGTTAAAAGTGCTGTCTTCTGAGCAGCTCCTCAGGGCTTTAGTGGGACAGAAACAATATGTGAAACTGTGGACTTTATTTCTGCACAGCAGACATGTTACTTACGTAGGCTAACATGCACggcttttcttattctttcttctcccagaaCCAATCTACGTTCCATTCCTCATTGTTGGATCGATATTTATTGCCTTCATTATCATAGGCTCTCTGGTAGCAGTTTATTGTTGCACATGTTTAAGACCTAAACAGCCAGCACAGCCGATACGATTTTCTCTGCGGAGCTATCAGACTGAGACTCTTCCCATGATCCTGGCCTCAACAAGCTTCAGGACGCCATCGAGGCAATCCAGTACTGCCACAAGTTCCAGTTCAACTGGTGGCTCGGTGCGCCGGTTCTCCTTTCCCCGGGCAGAGCCAGGGTGCCTTGTGGCATCGCCACCTCCGCCGTACACATCTGGCTGCTTCCAGGCAGCCCACACAGTGCACCTGACCCAGCCGTCGGGATTTGTGGTGTCGCCACCGTACTTTGGGTATCCTCTCCAACCAGAGCCTGCCCTggctgggaagagctgctcCGATTTCAGTCAGAGCTGAAAGGAGTTGTGAAGGAATAGCGCAGCCTTGGGAAGGAAGTGCAGGGACTGCTGCTGTTGGGTGTCACACTGACATGCTCAGTGGCTGCGGAAGTCAGAACCGTTCCTGTGGGTGAGTTGCCCTTTAAAAGTGCAAGGTCTCATTTGGGATCTCATTTCCCAAACTTGGATCACACTAACAAATGAATTGTAGAATATTCCAAACAGTTGCTCTAAAAACTGACAGCCCAGTCTAATTTGTGCAGAACGTTACAAGTAGAAAAACCATTTGGGGGGTAAAGTTACTCATTTCATGGTGttataaatgacattttaaaccTAAATGTTAATAACTTAGTTAACAAATGGTGGCTGCATTCCACTGATAATAATCAGACTAGTTCTATAAAGCAGCAAGAAGCCTGAGAAGTAAAAGAGGACTTATATTTACCAAGGATCCTGAAAACAGCTGACTGCTTCCCACTTCTATGAGcaatgaaaataagagaaagaattttattacagctatcaaaatgctttttaaaatacgCATAATGTACTTGAACTTACACTGCATATTTGTATTAGTAAAGTTTAACTATGATAgataaaactactactaattAGGTTAGTTGAAAATTAATCAGTCCCAAGCAGCCAAATAATCGTCtgtgagagaagcagaaggTATTTAGCGATATCACTAATAACTTCTCCACATAAAATTCTAAAAATGGTGTTACGTGAAAGCATTTATCAGAAGGCAATATTTATTGTTGGCTTTTTTCTCAGCAACGTGTGTAAGTTGGACAAACTGATCATAAAGTTCTATTTGTAAAATTAGCCATGTATAAAATGTAAAGACAAGCTTGTAAATTAACATGTATTTACAGCATTGACGACACTAATTAGtagtcacacacacacacaagattATCAATAAACTCTGTGGTTGAAATGCTGTGTCATCTCTATGTCTCTGTACAGACAGTGTTTGACGAgcaagttttcattttggtggCATAACTGtactgtgttttttcctgttaaaaatagTTATCTTTATCTTTTGTAAATGATTTATGTCGTTAACTGCACCTGTTGTGCAgatttaatatataaaattctGACTGTATAGTAAACTAACAGAGTAATTCATGTCTTTTATATGTAACTGTGGTAAAAATGTGGTAAATCCTGCACTGATTAGTTgggtattttaatttaaaacatccTGCCCTAGGAATAAATTTTGTTTGCCCTTCTACATTCCTTCACCCAAGTAAACCAACAAGCCAAATGGAAACGCATCTAAACCAAACACATGCAGCCAGCAAATGGAAAGTACACAAGAAAAAATGCAGTCACTAAAGGGCTTCTCTGTACACTTATTTTTGTGAACAGATGAAGTCATTCTCTGTGTCAGAATCTACAGTATCAGGGGCTGAACTTTCCTATTTTATCAGCCCCAAACTCCCTGCGGGTATTATGAAGTACGTTATAATTAAGCTGTTTTACAAGTACCAGTGTATCGGTGCATGTTAAAATTATAGCACTTCTATCCTGAGTTACAGcatctttgtattttagaaaagcTTCATCAGTTCTTTCTCAAGAGttgagtaaatattttttcttcgCAAGTATCTAGCAATCAGTATCTTagcattatgaaaaaaaatattttgaaataaccCTTTTAATAGATTGTGTAATTGATATTACAATTCAACAGATACTACTACTGGAAATGCGGTTTCTAAGCAGAAAGACAAGTTGTATACAGTGATGTTCTAAGTAATAAGCTTTAGTTTGAATGCTGTAATGGTTAATTACAACCTAAAATCGTGATACACAGTAGTGTACACATTTtataaaaaactaaaaagtGGATTCCAAGTACTTTGGAAATTAATTGAAAGGTGTTTTGTCTTGCAGTTTTTTAGAGAAACAATCTTCAAGGAAGGGGGTGGTTAAATGTTTACCCACCTTTGGTGATGTTTCATAGGACTCTGCACATTTTGAATGGGTAAGAAATATGGGACTATTCATCAAGTAACTTTtggaaaaatagtttaatattGCAACAGATATCAGCACTGTTGTTTGGAAGCATCCTGTGAAACCTGCTGATCATTTTTAGCTAAGAAGGTGTAATTTTATGTACTTTTAAAGAGTGATGAGCGATTGAGGCACTGATAAAGGTGCTGGGTAGCTGAAATTCTGTATTCTCCTCAAAGACAGGCTGTACGCAGTGAAGTCACGAGCTGGACTCAGTTACTGCCAGTTAACATTTGGCTGTGTATGCTGAATGGGCCAGGCTGCCTCACCGTCATGGTCTCTGTGGGCTCTACAGCAGATTTATTCATGTTTTAACATAGGGACAGATTTTTGCTGCACTTGCGTACAGTCTTACAGATTTTAATGATTATTCAGCTTAAGTTGGGGCAGTGAAGTTTGCTGTGTAGTGTGAAACAGCATAGCAGGGAAGACTCCTCTGAGCtacttccttttctcccctgaTGCTGCATAATGGGTTTGACTTCATAAAACGCTTGAAGAACTTGACACACAGGAATAATTTCATTGAATTAGACTTCTGTAAGTCTCTAAATTTATAGGTGCTAAGCACTTTGCAGATTGGTAGCCAGAGTGTAACAAATCCTGCAGATGTGGGTCTGAGGCTGGGAAAGATCAGGTATGGTTAAAATAGCTGTATAGGTTTACCTGTGAAGCAAGTGGGGTGGGGATTATGCACCATGTGCAAATAGAAGAATCTGTAAATTAAGAAGAATCTACATGTAGATGTAAATATTCATGCAGCTACAGTGGCAGTGACCTctgaagagagaggaaaggaggtgGCTCACAAGCCCATGGACAAAAACGCTTGTTGCCTGTGCGAGTAGTTTCCAACCCAGATGGATTCAGTTAAGAATGCTAAACTTCCTTCCTAACGAAGAGGACCTCTTGGCACTAGGTGCTTCTATGATTTATAGGAAATAGAAATTTTTGGAAAACTTGTGGACAGAACATTGATACAGTTTTAATGACTACTGAAGCAGTTTGAAGGGCTGGATGTGTGCTGGAACTAAAAGCAGTTGCATGCTATCAGAAGTAACATTTATACAGTACTTGCTTTattgatgtttattttttaacaacttAAGTTTAAGTTTTTCTA
The window above is part of the Strigops habroptila isolate Jane chromosome 7, bStrHab1.2.pri, whole genome shotgun sequence genome. Proteins encoded here:
- the SHISA3 gene encoding protein shisa-3 homolog; the encoded protein is MEGRRRALLLRCLLLGLLGGGGGGQPGGGEYCHGWVDGQGGYHEGFQCPEGFDTAAATICCGSCALRYCCAAAEARLEQGGCTNDREPRDPGVTAQPIYVPFLIVGSIFIAFIIIGSLVAVYCCTCLRPKQPAQPIRFSLRSYQTETLPMILASTSFRTPSRQSSTATSSSSTGGSVRRFSFPRAEPGCLVASPPPPYTSGCFQAAHTVHLTQPSGFVVSPPYFGYPLQPEPALAGKSCSDFSQS